The following proteins come from a genomic window of Dehalococcoidales bacterium:
- a CDS encoding Cof-type HAD-IIB family hydrolase: MADVDGTLLGKQGTISTEDKQALARAYKTGIGISLSTGRVRQTSLKIIDQLSLDGYHIFFDGALVNNPETDDTVYGRPISREKIRQMIEFAHRSGVTIDFYSVSHFFAEEENWTTDIRREFFGIEPVIVDFDRLWQEEEIFKGTLVVASAEEKARAEFFCRHFGDSISFSVTSTPSYPGVDFINVLAPGVSKGEALEALVSHLGVPLSAVAAIGDGVNDVSLLAKAGLAIAMDNAPPELKAVADHITRDADHNGVAAAIERFLL; encoded by the coding sequence GTGGCAGACGTGGATGGTACGCTGTTAGGCAAGCAGGGGACCATCTCCACGGAAGACAAACAGGCTTTAGCCAGGGCTTATAAAACCGGCATCGGGATTTCCCTGTCCACCGGGAGGGTAAGGCAGACCTCTCTGAAAATCATTGACCAGCTATCACTTGACGGCTACCACATCTTTTTTGACGGAGCCCTGGTGAACAATCCGGAGACCGACGACACCGTGTACGGTCGTCCTATCAGCCGGGAGAAAATCAGGCAGATGATTGAGTTCGCTCACCGGAGCGGGGTAACCATCGATTTCTATTCGGTAAGCCACTTTTTCGCCGAGGAGGAGAACTGGACGACCGATATCCGCCGTGAGTTCTTCGGCATCGAGCCTGTTATCGTTGATTTCGACCGGCTCTGGCAGGAGGAAGAGATCTTCAAGGGGACGCTGGTGGTAGCCTCAGCGGAGGAAAAGGCCAGGGCTGAATTTTTCTGCCGTCATTTCGGGGACAGCATCAGCTTCTCGGTAACCAGTACGCCGTCCTACCCGGGGGTCGACTTTATTAACGTGCTCGCTCCCGGAGTGTCCAAGGGCGAGGCACTGGAAGCGCTGGTCTCCCACCTGGGAGTACCACTGAGCGCGGTTGCCGCCATCGGGGATGGGGTGAACGATGTCTCACTGCTGGCTAAAGCGGGGCTGGCGATTGCCATGGATAATGCCCCGCCCGAGCTGAAGGCGGTAGCCGACCATATCACCCGGGATGCCGACCACAACGGCGTGGCGGCAGCTATCGAGCGGTTTTTACTGTAA
- a CDS encoding deoxyuridine 5'-triphosphate nucleotidohydrolase: protein MTAVLSGPDIQKLLQREPPLVEAYIDLEAQVQPNGIDLTLREVARLQSSGRVAVSNHQRLVPGLTPLAFDGQGFIDLEPGIYIITFNEIVHLPNNIMALGRPRSSLLRCGVSVETAVWDAGYSGRSQSLLVVHNPQGFRTQRDARVLQLIFLRLTGETGGYSGVYQRENI from the coding sequence ATGACTGCCGTCTTGTCCGGGCCGGATATTCAAAAGCTATTGCAGCGGGAGCCTCCCCTGGTCGAAGCCTATATCGACCTTGAGGCGCAGGTACAGCCTAACGGGATTGACCTGACGCTGCGTGAAGTAGCCCGGCTCCAGTCATCAGGCAGGGTAGCTGTCAGCAACCATCAGAGACTGGTGCCCGGTTTAACGCCACTGGCTTTTGACGGGCAGGGCTTCATTGACCTGGAGCCCGGCATCTATATTATTACCTTCAATGAGATTGTCCACCTGCCCAATAATATTATGGCATTAGGCAGACCCAGGTCAAGTCTGCTGCGCTGTGGCGTCTCCGTGGAGACGGCGGTGTGGGACGCCGGCTACTCCGGACGTTCTCAATCGCTGCTGGTGGTGCATAATCCCCAGGGGTTCCGGACGCAGCGGGATGCCCGGGTCTTGCAGCTCATTTTCCTGCGTCTGACCGGTGAGACCGGGGGTTATAGCGGGGTCTACCAGCGGGAAAATATATAA